The DNA segment CCGCGCGGGCGGCCTCCCCGTCGTCCACGGCCCGGTCTCCGACCTCGACTCGGTCCTCGACACCTGGCTCGCCGCCCACGAGGACGGCAACGGAATCGCCTGCGTCATCGGCGACCCCACGTTCCGAGGCACCTCCCGCATCCGCTCCCTGACCCCGGAACTCGCCAAGGGCCTCGAATTCGACCTGGTCGTCCTCGTGGCCCCGGACAACTTCGGCAGGGGCATCGAGGGAGCGGTCGACCGCTACGTGGCGATGACCCGGGCGACCCGGCAACTGGTCGTCCTCACCTGATGCCTTGACGGGTTGCACGGGGAGGCACGCGCTCAGGCCGCGCATGCGCCCTCACTCATCAGTGGCTTGGTCGTCCTCCTGGGGCGTTTTCCGTATGTCAGCACCGGTCGCGGTGTCGCGGGTGCGGTACGCCCGTGAACGGGATGACCGGTGACGACCGCCGCCTTCCGCCCGTCCTCGCCGGCATGGCCCGCACCGGGTTCGACCACGCCGACGGTGACGGGACCGACTTCGAGCCCTGCGACGCGTTCGACACAGCCGAGGAAGCCACCGACCGGCTACGCCGATGGACCGGGAACCCGACACGGAGCCGACGGCAAGCTGGAGTGGATAAAGAGCAGCTACAGCTCGGACGACGGTCCTTCCCGCGTCGAAGTGGCCTGGAGGAGGAGCAGCTACAGCGGCGCTGACACCCCCTCCTGCATCGAGGTGGCCACCGTCCCCGACAGCATCCTCGTCCGCGACTCCAAGAATCCGGACGGCCCCCGCCTCGCCCTCGCCCCTACCACCCGGGTCAAGACGTTTTCGCCTACCTGTTGGACGCTGGCCGCGTGAACGCCTTGCCGGGCATCGGCCAGGATGGTCTCCGAAGGATCGACGGATACCCGGGTAAGGACGGTGGAGACATGAGCGGCAGGCCGCTGCTGAACCGCAGGCTGGACGGACTCGGGACGACGATCTTCGCGGAGATGTCGGCGCTCGCGACCGCTACTGGCGCGATCAACCTGGGCCAGGGTTTCCCGGACACGGACGGGCCGGAGTCAGTACGGGAAGCGGCCGTACGAGCGCTACGGGACGGGCGCGGCAATCAGTACCCGCCGGGACCAGGCATCCCGGAGCTGCGCCAGGCGATCGCCGACCACCAGCGCCGCTTCTACGACCTGAGCCTCGACCCCGATACGGAAGTCCTGGTCACCGCAGGGGCAACCGAGGCGATCGCCGCAGCCATGCTCGCCCTCCTCGAACCGGGAGACGAGGTGATCGCCTTCGAGCCCTTCTACGACTCCTACGCGGCCTGTATCGCCATGGCCGGCGCGAAGCGCGTACCGCTCACCCTGCGCGCCCCGTCCTTCCGCCCGGACCTGGACGAGCTGCGCGCCAGGATCACCCCGCGGACCCGCCTCCTTCTCCTCAACACCCCCCACAACCCGACCGGAACGGTCCTCACCGCCGAAGAGCAGAGCGCCATCGCCGCACTCGCCGTCGAACACGACCTGCTCGTGGTCACCGACGAGGTGTACGAGCACCTGGTCTACGAGGGTACGCACCGCCCCATCGCGGCCCTGCCGGGCATGCGTGAGCGCACTGTCTCCATCTCCTCCGCCGGCAAGAGCTTCTCCTTCACCGGTTGGAAGGTTGGCTGGGTCATGGCTGACGGCCCGCTCGTCTCCGCCGTCCGGACGGCCAAGCAGTACCTGACGTACGTCAGTGCGGGTCCCTTCCAGTACGCGATCGCCGAAGCACTGCGCCTGCCGGACGCGTACTTCGACAGCTTCCGCGCCGACCTCCGCCGCAAGCGCGACCTGCTCGGCGACGGCCTGCGCGCGGCCGGGTTCGAGGTCTACCAGCCCCAGGGCACGTACTTCATCACCACCGGCATCACGCCCTTCGGTGAGAAGGACGCCTACGCCTTCTGCCGCGCCCTCCCGGAACGCTGCGGCGTCGTCGCCATCCCCAACTCCGCCTTCTGCGACGACCCCGACGCCGGCCGCAGCCAGGTGCGCTTCACCTTCTGCAAGAGGGACGACGTTCTCGACGAGGCTGCCAGTCGGCTGCGACATCTGGCGTCCTGAACGGCCGCGCCGCGCGCAGGGCGTGTTCTCCGGTCTGAGTGAGCCCTCGGGGGCGACATCGTCTGAACCGTTCCGGGTCAGGTAGGCGCTTCCTCTACCAGGCAGGTGCTTCCTCTACCAGGCAGGTGCTCAACCGCTCACGTAGCGGTCCCTCGCCCTCGAGCGGCAACGGTGAGGAGACTCAGTGGACGGTGCGGGGCAGTACGGCAAGGGCTGTCCGGGCGATATCGGTCAGCGTCTCCTCGCTCGCTCCGGCCTTGCCCAGCGCTTCAATGCCGCGCAGCACGGCGAGCACCAGAACAGCCAGCTTTCCCGGATCCGCGTCCGCGGCGATGTCGCCATTGCGCTGACAGGCTGCGATGTCGTCCTCCAGTAGCGCCTGCAGTGCCCCCATGGCCGCGCGAGCCCGCTTGGCCACCGTCTCGTCGTGTTCGGCCAGCTCGGCGGCGCCCTTGGCCAACAGACATCCGCGGCGGGCGGGGTCTGCGGCAGTCGCCGCCACCACCGCGTACACGTGGGCGGACAGCCGCGCGTGGGCGTCCGCGTCGGTGCCGGTGCCGCGCAACTGCCGGCTCGCAGCGTCGACGACGGAGGTGCAGTAGGCGTCGAACACGCGGTGGAACAGTTCCTGCTTTCCGCCGAACGCGCCGTACAGGCTGCCTTTGCCGAGCCCCGTCGCCTCGGCGATGTCTTCCATGCGCGTGGCGGCGTACCCACCCGACCAGAACCGTTCCCGGGCAGTGTCCAGTACCTGCTGCTCGTCGAACTTCCTAGGTCGTGCCATGGGGACAGCCTACCGGTTCTTGACTGGTTCGTCCATAACGACTAGCGTTATGGACGAACCAGTCAAGAATTGAGGAGTGGGCGCGTGATGACCGAAGTACTCGCAGACAGGGTCGCGGTGGTCACCGGAGCCGACAGCGGCATTGGGCTTGCCATCTCCGGGCGGTTCGCCGCGGAGGGGGCACGAGTGTTCCTGGCCGGTCGCCGTCAGGAGCCGCTCGACGCGGCCGTCACTGAGATCGGGCCAGCGGCCACCGGTGTCAGGACCGATGTTTCGGTACAGACGGACCTCGATGACCTTTACTCGGTCGTGCGCGAGGAGGCGGGCCGCATCGACGTGCTCGTCGCCAACACCGGCAGCGCTGTCCCTCAGCGTCTCGGTGAGATCACAGAGGAAGCCATCGACGCCACCTTCGGTACGAACGTGAAGGGCACGATCTTCACCGTGCAGAAGGCGCTGCCCCTGCTGTCGGACGGCGCCTCGATCGTAGTGACAGGGTCGGCCAATGCGCTCTCCCCCGGAACGGGCCTGGCAACTTACGGCGCGTCGAAGGCAGCAGTACGCAACCTGGTGCGCAGCTGGGCGCTCAGCGCACAGGAACGGAAGTTCCGGGTGAACGTGCTGAGCCCCGGCCCGACCGGGACCCCGCGCCTGGTCGGCGTCCTGGGACCGGACCACCGGCTCGCCTCGGAGGTGCCGCTCGGCAGGATCGGCCGACCGGACGAGATCGCCGCCGTGGCGACGTTCCTGGCCTCGGACGCTTCCAGCTTCGTCAACGGCGCCGAATGGTTCGTCGACGGAGGCCTGGCGCAGGTCTGACCGCGTCCCTCAACCAGCACGAGAGCGCACCACACCACGTACCAGGAGGAAAAGTGAACGCCAACAGCGATATCGAGAAGCGTCGCGAAGAGATTGCCATCAACTACTTCCGCATGGTGGACGCCGGCAACCCTGCGGTCGTCGACGTCTTCACGGAAGATGCTCACATGTTTTACCCGAAGTTCGGCATCGCGAGGGGGAAGGCGCAGATCGGAGCGTTCGCCCAGGGTCTCGGCCGGGGAATCGCGTCGCTCAGGCACGAGATCGAGGGCTTCACCGTGTTGACGTCCGGGAACTACGTGATCGTCGAGGGCGTGGAAAGGGGAACAACGACGTCAGGCGTGGACTTCCCTGACGGCGTTTCCTCCTTCGGGCTGTTCTGCAATGTGTTCGAGTTCGAGGGTGAACTCATCAAGAGGGTCCACATCTACGTGGACCCGGACTTCGCCAACACGCACGTCGAGGGTGTGGCTTGGGGCAAGTCGGTGCAGGACAGCATCGCCAGCCGGTAGTCGGCCTCCTCCAGCACGGGCTGAAGGTTCTCGACGATCTCGGCGGCCGGTACCTCGGGCGCGGGCAGGTTGTCCGCGTCGTCGAGGCCCGGGGCACGGAGCCGGGTGATGTCGAGGTCGGCCTTGTCGCGGGCGATCGGTTCCTCGCACGTGTACGCCTTGAAGCGTTTCCTCCCGACCCGCTTCGGAGGATGGCGTCCCGCGGAGCGGTGTAACGGATCTTGGCTGGGAAGCGCGCCGTTTCCGTGCCCTCGCGTGCATCGACCACCGGTGAACGCTCCCTGGGAACGGGGCAGGCCACCGTGCGACTGTCCTTGGCAGTGCCTGGTCCGTGATCCCTGAGTCCAATCACCCGTCGAGGCTGCGCCCAGGGACACAACCGTCGCTCGGACAGAGCAGTTGAGCCCGCAGCCCCAGGCGTCGGCGCGCGCCCGCGGGGCATGGTGAGACGTCCCCCGGGCAGACACGGAGGTCCCGGGCCGGAGAGACGACGCCGTGCCCCGGGAACCGCCGAACGGCGACCCCCCGGGGCACGGCATACCGACGAACAGAGCGCTACGTCGTCGACCGGCGCCTACGCGCCCCCGGGCGCCGTTCGCTCGGCCGGGTCACCGGGTCGCCGGCCTCCAGCGCGGCCGTGCGGCGCCGCGCGCCGAAGTCGGCCAGGGCCTCCGCCAGCTTGTGCACCGACGGCTCCGGGGCCATGACGTCGACCCGCAGCCCGTGTTCCTCGGCCGTCTTCGCCGTCGCCGGGCCGATACAGGCGATGACCGTCACGTTGTGCGGCTTGCCCGCGATGCCGACCAGGTTCCGGACCGTCGACGACGAGGTGAAGAGCACCGCGTCGAAGCCGCCGCCCTTGATCGCCTCACGGGTCTCCGCCGGCGGCGGCGAGGCGCGCACCGTACGGTAGGCGGTGACGTCGTCGACCTCCCAGCCCAGGTCGATGAGACCGGCCACCAGTGTCTCGGTGGCGATGTCGGCACGCGGCAGGAAGACGCGGTCGATCGGGTCGAAGACCGGGTCGTAGGGCGGCCAGTCCTCCAGGAGCCCCGCCGCCGACTGCTCGCCGCTGGGCACCAGGTCGGGCTTGACGCCGAAGGCGATCAGCGCGTTGGCGGTCTGTTCGCCGACCGCGGCGACCTTGATCCCGGCGAAGGCGCGGGCGTCGAGACCGTACTCCTCGAACTTCTCCCGCACCGCCTTGACCGCGTTGACGGAGGTGAAGGCGATCCACTCGTAGCGGCCCGTGACCAGGCCCTTGACCGCCCGATCCATCTGCTGCGGGGTACGAGGCGGTTCGACGGCGATGGTCGGCACCTCGTGCGGCACCGCGCCGTAGGACCGCAGCTGGTCGGAGAGCGACGCCGCCTGCTCCTTCGTGCGCGGCACGAGCACCTTCCAGCCGAACATCGGCTTGGACTCGAACCACGCCAGCCGGTCGCGCTGGGCGGGGGCGAAACGCTCACCGACCACGGCTATGACCGGCCGGCCGCCCTCGGGCGACGGCAACGCCTTCGCCTGCTTCAGCGTCTGCGCGATCGTGCCGAGCGTCGCCGTCCAGGTGCGCTGCCGGGTCGTCGTACCGGCGACGGTCACCGTCAGCGGGGTGTCGGGCTTGCGACCGGCGGACACCAGTTCGCCCGCCGCCGCGGCCACCGAGTCGAGCGTCGCGGAGACGACCACCGTGCCGTCCGACACCCCGACCTCGGTCCAGCAGCGTTCGGACGCGGTGCGCGCGTCCACGAACCGTACGTCCGCGCCCTGCGCGTCCCGCAGGGGCACACCGGCGTACGCGGGCACACCGACCGCCGCCGCGACACCGGGGACGACCTCGAAGGTCACCCCGGCCGCCACGCACGCCAGCATCTCCTCGGCGGCGTACGCGTCGAGGCCGGGATCACCGGCCACCGCACGGACGACCCGCCTGCCGCCCCGCGCGGCCTCCATGACAAGATGTGCCGCATCCCGCACCGCGGGTGCGCCTACGGTTGGTGACGCGCCGTCAACGACCGTGAGCTGAGGCGTGCCTGTGCCCGGAGCGGACGCCGCGGAGGAACCCGCCGAGTCCGTGTCCGTGGGCACCTCGGCGACGCCCTGCCTGGCATGTCGGCGTACGACGTCGAGCACCTCGTGCTCGGCGACGAGAACGTCCGCGTTCGCCAGCGCCTCCACGGCGCGCAGAGTCAGCAGTCCCGGATCCCCGGGTCCGGCACCGAGGAAGGTGACGCACCCGTGTTCCGGAGGGGGTGGAAGGGTGGTGGGGCTCACAGTGCTCGCTCCCCCATCAGACCGGCCGCGCCCTGCGCGAGCATCCCGGTGGCGAGTTCGCGACCGAGCGCCATCGCCGCCTCATGCGTCTCGGGCACGGGACCGGTGGTGGACAACTGCACCAACGTGGTGCCGTCGGTCGTGCCGACGACGCCCCGCAGGCGCATTTCCTTGACAATCGACCCGTCCGTCTGGGGGTCCCCCCGGTCTCGAGCGAAGCCGAGAACTGGGGGGAGGTCGGCGAGCGCCCCCACAGGGGCGGTGCAGCCGGCCTCCAGGGCGGCGAGCAGTGACCGCTCGGCCGTCACGGCGGCCCGCGTGAACGGATCGTCGAGCTCGGCGAGCGCCGCGGTCAGCTCCGTGTCGCGCACGGAACACTCGACCGCCAGGGCCCCCTGGCCGGGGGCGGGCAAAACCGTGTCGACCGACAGGAAGTCGGTCACCTCGTCGCTGCGCCCGACCCGGTTCAGCCCGGCAGCGGCCAGCACGACGGCGTCCAGCTCACCGCTGGTGACGTACCCGATCCGGGTGTCGACGTTGCCGCGTATCGGCACCGTCTCGAACTCCAGGCCGTGGGCGACCGCGTACGCGTTCAGCTGGGCCACCCGGCGCGCCGCGCCGGTGCCGATGCGGGCGCCGCGCGGAAGGTCCGTGAGCTTGAGCGCGTCGCGCCCTATGAGCACGTCCCGCGGGTCCTCGCGCTCCGGTACCGCGGCCAGGACCAGCTCGTCGTGCGGCGCGGTCGGCAGGTCCTTCAGCGAGTGCACCGCGAAGTCCACCTCGCCGCGCACCAGGGCATCGCGCAGCGCGGCCACGAAGACGCCCGTACCGCCGATCTGCGAGAGGTGCTCGCGCGACGTGTCACCGTACGTGGTGATCGGGACGAGCTCGACAGGCCGTCCGGTCACCTGGCTCACGGCATCCGCCACCTGCCCGGACTGGGCCATGGCGAGCTTGCTCCGCCTGGTCCCGAGCCTCAGTGCCTTTCCAGTCATGCCGGCCCTCGGTTCTCTGCGATGTTCGCGATGGTCGC comes from the Streptomyces sp. KMM 9044 genome and includes:
- a CDS encoding DUF397 domain-containing protein, whose protein sequence is MAWRRSSYSGADTPSCIEVATVPDSILVRDSKNPDGPRLALAPTTRVKTFSPTCWTLAA
- a CDS encoding pyridoxal phosphate-dependent aminotransferase; translated protein: MSGRPLLNRRLDGLGTTIFAEMSALATATGAINLGQGFPDTDGPESVREAAVRALRDGRGNQYPPGPGIPELRQAIADHQRRFYDLSLDPDTEVLVTAGATEAIAAAMLALLEPGDEVIAFEPFYDSYAACIAMAGAKRVPLTLRAPSFRPDLDELRARITPRTRLLLLNTPHNPTGTVLTAEEQSAIAALAVEHDLLVVTDEVYEHLVYEGTHRPIAALPGMRERTVSISSAGKSFSFTGWKVGWVMADGPLVSAVRTAKQYLTYVSAGPFQYAIAEALRLPDAYFDSFRADLRRKRDLLGDGLRAAGFEVYQPQGTYFITTGITPFGEKDAYAFCRALPERCGVVAIPNSAFCDDPDAGRSQVRFTFCKRDDVLDEAASRLRHLAS
- a CDS encoding TetR/AcrR family transcriptional regulator, with translation MARPRKFDEQQVLDTARERFWSGGYAATRMEDIAEATGLGKGSLYGAFGGKQELFHRVFDAYCTSVVDAASRQLRGTGTDADAHARLSAHVYAVVAATAADPARRGCLLAKGAAELAEHDETVAKRARAAMGALQALLEDDIAACQRNGDIAADADPGKLAVLVLAVLRGIEALGKAGASEETLTDIARTALAVLPRTVH
- a CDS encoding SDR family NAD(P)-dependent oxidoreductase — its product is MTEVLADRVAVVTGADSGIGLAISGRFAAEGARVFLAGRRQEPLDAAVTEIGPAATGVRTDVSVQTDLDDLYSVVREEAGRIDVLVANTGSAVPQRLGEITEEAIDATFGTNVKGTIFTVQKALPLLSDGASIVVTGSANALSPGTGLATYGASKAAVRNLVRSWALSAQERKFRVNVLSPGPTGTPRLVGVLGPDHRLASEVPLGRIGRPDEIAAVATFLASDASSFVNGAEWFVDGGLAQV
- a CDS encoding nuclear transport factor 2 family protein, with the translated sequence MNANSDIEKRREEIAINYFRMVDAGNPAVVDVFTEDAHMFYPKFGIARGKAQIGAFAQGLGRGIASLRHEIEGFTVLTSGNYVIVEGVERGTTTSGVDFPDGVSSFGLFCNVFEFEGELIKRVHIYVDPDFANTHVEGVAWGKSVQDSIASR
- a CDS encoding bifunctional uroporphyrinogen-III C-methyltransferase/uroporphyrinogen-III synthase — its product is MSPTTLPPPPEHGCVTFLGAGPGDPGLLTLRAVEALANADVLVAEHEVLDVVRRHARQGVAEVPTDTDSAGSSAASAPGTGTPQLTVVDGASPTVGAPAVRDAAHLVMEAARGGRRVVRAVAGDPGLDAYAAEEMLACVAAGVTFEVVPGVAAAVGVPAYAGVPLRDAQGADVRFVDARTASERCWTEVGVSDGTVVVSATLDSVAAAAGELVSAGRKPDTPLTVTVAGTTTRQRTWTATLGTIAQTLKQAKALPSPEGGRPVIAVVGERFAPAQRDRLAWFESKPMFGWKVLVPRTKEQAASLSDQLRSYGAVPHEVPTIAVEPPRTPQQMDRAVKGLVTGRYEWIAFTSVNAVKAVREKFEEYGLDARAFAGIKVAAVGEQTANALIAFGVKPDLVPSGEQSAAGLLEDWPPYDPVFDPIDRVFLPRADIATETLVAGLIDLGWEVDDVTAYRTVRASPPPAETREAIKGGGFDAVLFTSSSTVRNLVGIAGKPHNVTVIACIGPATAKTAEEHGLRVDVMAPEPSVHKLAEALADFGARRRTAALEAGDPVTRPSERRPGARRRRSTT
- the hemC gene encoding hydroxymethylbilane synthase, translating into MTGKALRLGTRRSKLAMAQSGQVADAVSQVTGRPVELVPITTYGDTSREHLSQIGGTGVFVAALRDALVRGEVDFAVHSLKDLPTAPHDELVLAAVPEREDPRDVLIGRDALKLTDLPRGARIGTGAARRVAQLNAYAVAHGLEFETVPIRGNVDTRIGYVTSGELDAVVLAAAGLNRVGRSDEVTDFLSVDTVLPAPGQGALAVECSVRDTELTAALAELDDPFTRAAVTAERSLLAALEAGCTAPVGALADLPPVLGFARDRGDPQTDGSIVKEMRLRGVVGTTDGTTLVQLSTTGPVPETHEAAMALGRELATGMLAQGAAGLMGERAL